Proteins from a genomic interval of Harpia harpyja isolate bHarHar1 chromosome 9, bHarHar1 primary haplotype, whole genome shotgun sequence:
- the LOC128146104 gene encoding C-factor-like, producing MAALARSVLVTGSNRGIGLELVRQLAASPRPPQHIFATCRDPEGLRGKALQELAAQHPSIKLVAPADAVNLPSIRGAVRAVGSHLKDQGLNLLINNAGVSSHATLRSLDSREMLSAFTTNVVGPVQVTKEFLPLLEKAAKGAGKEGLSCSRAAVINISTKLGSIGLCLGVPEAPMYPYRASKAAQNMVTRCMAAELQDKGILCVAIHPGWVKTDMGTEKAPLTVEHSVQGILTVLASLSQDTSGAFLDWEGNTLSW from the exons ATGGCTGCGCTGGCTCGGAGCGTCCTAGTGACGGGGTCCAACCGGGGCATTGGGCTGGAGCTCGTGAGGCAGCTCGctgccagcccccggcccccccagcacATCTTTGCCACCTGCCGTGACCCCGAGGGTCTGAGAGGGAAG GCCCTGCAAGAATTAGCTGCCCAGCACCCCAGCATCAAACTGG TTGCCCCGGCAGATGCAGTGAACTTGCCCAGCATCCGAGGCGCCGTGCGGGCTGTGGGGTCTCATCTGAAGGACCAGGGCTTGAACCTGCTCATCAACAACGCGGGTGTCAGCTCGCATGCCACACTGCGCTCTCTGGATTCGCGGGAGATGCTCTCTGCGTTCACCACCAATGTGGTCGGGCCAGTTCAGGTTACCAAG GAATTTCTGCCACTCCTGGAGAAGGCAGCGAAGGGCGCAGGGAAGGaggggctgagctgcagcagggccGCAGTCATCAACATCTCCACCAAACTGGGCTCCATCGGGCTGTGCCTTGGGGTGCCAGAGGCCCCCATGTACCCGTACCGTGCCAGCAAG GCTGCCCAGAACATGGTGACGAGGTGCATGGCTGCAGAGCTCCAAGACAAGGGGATCTTGTGCGTGGCCATCCATCCTGGCTGGGTGAAGACTGACATGGGGACGGAGAAG GCACCCCTGACAGTGGAGCACAGTGTGCAGGGCATCCTGACAGTGCTGGCCAGCCTCTCACAGGACACCTCTGGAGCCTTCCTTGACTGGGAAGGGAACACCCTGTCTTGGTGA
- the LOC128146054 gene encoding C-factor-like, with protein MAGLRVCSVLVTGANRGIGVGLVRQFLGMPSPPAWVFAACRDPKGQRAQKLLNLASKHPNLVIIPLEVTEPASIKAAAARVGEHLAGSGLNLLINNAGITKLNSLDTEMLENMTQIYTTNTVGPLLLGQAFLPLLKKAAQGSPGSALSCSKAVIINMSSYGGSIASPSGWDLMQIVSYCCSKAALNMLTKCQSLGYREHGILCAALHPGWVQTNMRGSIGQTPAVTVDASVRRMLNVLSSLTEKDTGTFLDWQGKVVPW; from the exons ATGGCAGGGCTTCGGGTCTGCTCTGTTTTGGTGACTGGGGCCAACCGGGGAATTGGCGTGGGGCTTGTGCGGCAGTTCCTGGGGATGCCAAGCCCACCCGCATGGGTCTTTGCAGCTTGTCGGGACCCCAAGGGACAGCGAGCGCAG AAGTTACTGAATTTGGCATCCAAGCACCCCAACCTGGTCATCATCCCACTCG AAGTCACTGAACCCGCCAGCATCAAGGCAGCTGCAGCCAGAGTTGGGGAGCACCTGGCAGGCTCGGGGCTGAACCTCCTCATCAACAACGCTGGAATCACCAAGCTGAACTCACTTGATACCGAGATGCTGGAGAACATGACCCAGATTTACACCACCAACACAGTTGGGCCCCTGCTGCTGGGCCAG GCGTTCCTGCCCTTGCTGAAGAAGGCTGCCCAGGGGAGCCCAGGCTCAGCACTGAGCTGCAGCAAGGCAGTCATCATCAACATGTCCAGCTATGGGGGCTCCATCGCTTCTCCCTCTGGTTGGGATCTGATGCAAATTGTCTCGTACTGCTGCAGCAAG GCTGCTCTGAACATGCTGACCAAGTGCCAGTCCCTGGGGTACCGGGAGCATGGCATCCTCTGCGCTGCTCTCCACCCTGGCTGGGTGCAAACCAACATGAGGGGCTCCATCGGACAGACG cccGCCGTGACAGTGGACGCCAGCGTGCGAAGGATGCTGAATGTGCTCTCCTCCCTCACTGAGAAGGACACCGGCACGTTCCTGGACTGGCAAGGGAAGGTCGTGCCCTGGTGA
- the LOC128146057 gene encoding uncharacterized protein LOC128146057 isoform X3 translates to MQLRLSSLICRIIVLQKYTVCFREEARLEDCEFYLTAQRFIVLPMERQRLESSDGNQEPSVLQKIKELWLRSLALKNAPSSEPSISQLIDAIGQNQLEVLKENAEECLDLQMPKDMPATVKDEVPVTQWEAERKKEQGEDVFVVLANTLVIPPEEEVVACDASKADTSEATPGKSGDGRTVPSDLSVISQASSGESTALSRSSEGSLDNPWNGLPPISLTLNSSDEKSFQHDISLKTQQDVAADSNTPDLLEPCSQDSPEGLPHGEPVQTSSPSLLHSYGNTSPVEAGTTWAVSAAEAACNAPCASQGPQVLGGSQAPLPSLSPAFPVLPSSRSQTLPEGIPHREQADSSGTASPPDTMKHGPAHARTQEGDAVGAKRKLLAGDGQALQAVCGQQHSRGAPWGRGKDTGRRLELASTLGAKKSRKEETGLRRGKEISEEEEEQVSPTSGPSSRPEQRRALQPYVKEKPAQYRYEAPSPELCERIRSVRISKAMLKWACWILTDREVDS, encoded by the exons ATGCAGCTCAGGCTTTCCAGCCTTATTTGCAGAATCATCGTCTTGCAGAAGTACACGGTGTGTTTCCGGGAGGAGGCCAGGCTG GAGGATTGCGAGTTTTACCTCACGGCCCAGCGTTTCATCGTGCTGCCCATGGAGAGGCAGAGGTTGGAGTCATCTGACGG GAACCAGGAGCCCTCTGTGCTGCAGAAGATAAAGGAGCTCTGGCT GAGGAGTCTCGCTCTGAAGAACGCTCCCAGCTCAG AGCCATCCATCTCTCAGCTGATCGATGCCATAGGACAGAACCAGCTGGAGGttttgaaggaaaatgctgaGGAATGCTTGGATTTACAGATGCCCAAGGACATGCCAGCGACAGTGAAGGATGAGGTTCCTGTCACCCAGTGGGAGGCAGAGCGTAAGAAAGAG CAGGGCGAGGACGTCTTCGTGGTCCTGGCCAACACCCTGGTGATACCTCCTGAGGAGGAGGTAGTTGCTTGTGATGCTTCCAAGGCAG ACACAAGCGAAGCAACTCCTGGGAAGAGCGGTGATGGCAGGACGGTGCCAAGTGACCTGAGTGTCATATCCCAAGCAAGCT CTGGCGAGTCAACAGCCTTGTCCCGGAGCTCGGAGGGATCCCTGGACAACCCCTGGAATGGACTCCCCCCAATATCTTTGACCCTGAACTCTTCAGATG AGAAGAGCTTTCAACATGACATTTCACTGAAGACCCAGCAAGATGTGGCTGCTGACAGCAACACCCCTGACTTGCTGGAACCGTGTAGCCAGGACTCTCCCGAGGGCTTGCCGCACGGAGAGCCGGTGCaaacctcctctccctccttgctCCACTCCTACGGCAATACCAGTCCAGTGGAGGCCGGCACCACCTGGGCAGTGTCAGCTGCGGAGGCAGCCTGCAATGCCCCCTGCGCCTCTCAAGGCCCACAGGTATTGGGGGGCTCTCAGGCCCCCCTGCCAtctctttctccagcttttcctgTCTTGCCCAGCAGCCGCTCACAAACCCTGCCCGAAGGGATACCTCACAGGGAGCAGGCAGACTCCAGTGGCACAGCTTCCCCTCCAGATACAATGAAGCATGGTCCGGCTCATGCCAGGACCCAGGAAGGAGATGCTGTGGGTGCCAAGAGGAAGCTGCTGGCAGGAGATGGCCAGGCACTGCAAGCCGTCTGTGGGCAGCAGCATTCCCGAGGTGCCccatggggcagggggaaagaCACAGGCAGGAGGCTGGAGCTTGCGAGCACACTGGGTGcaaagaagagcagaaaggaagagacGGGGCTGCGGCGTGGAAAGGAGAtctcagaggaggaggaagagcaagtATCCCCAACGAGTGGCCCCAGCTCCAGGCCGGAGCAGCGCAGAGCTCTGCAGCCG taTGTGAAGGAGAAGCCGGCCCAGTACAGATACGAGGCACCAAGCCCCGAGCTTTGCGAGCGGATAAGATCTGTCAG GATCTCGAAGGCGATGCTGAAGTGGGCGTGCTGGATACTCACCGACAGGGAGGTGGACTCCTGA
- the LOC128146057 gene encoding adrenocortical dysplasia protein-like isoform X1, translated as MAAAAAAAAACPGGAGAGEQRGRREQPGAAAGPRQVLGPGFVFENRNMSSKVYILQPWIVNLLVNYEQLDASENLLAGQVLRVLSDSTAPGQPGVLQDAVLQVSDGSYYIRVVITPEALQAEENTHMQLRLSSLICRIIVLQKYTVCFREEARLEDCEFYLTAQRFIVLPMERQRLESSDGNQEPSVLQKIKELWLRSLALKNAPSSEPSISQLIDAIGQNQLEVLKENAEECLDLQMPKDMPATVKDEVPVTQWEAERKKEQGEDVFVVLANTLVIPPEEEVVACDASKADTSEATPGKSGDGRTVPSDLSVISQASSGESTALSRSSEGSLDNPWNGLPPISLTLNSSDEKSFQHDISLKTQQDVAADSNTPDLLEPCSQDSPEGLPHGEPVQTSSPSLLHSYGNTSPVEAGTTWAVSAAEAACNAPCASQGPQVLGGSQAPLPSLSPAFPVLPSSRSQTLPEGIPHREQADSSGTASPPDTMKHGPAHARTQEGDAVGAKRKLLAGDGQALQAVCGQQHSRGAPWGRGKDTGRRLELASTLGAKKSRKEETGLRRGKEISEEEEEQVSPTSGPSSRPEQRRALQPYVKEKPAQYRYEAPSPELCERIRSVRISKAMLKWACWILTDREVDS; from the exons atggcggcggcggcggcggcggcggccgcttgtcccggcggggcgggcgcgggggagcagcggggccggcgggagcagccgggggcggcggcggggccgcggcagGTGCTGGGGCCCGG GTTTGTGTTTGAGAATAGGAATATGTCGTCTAAAGTCTACATCCTGCAGCCTTGGATTGTCAACCTCTTGGTGAATTATGAGCAGCTGGATGCCAGTGAGAATCTCCTGGCTGGGCAGGTCCTGCGG GTTTTGAGTGACTCAACTGCTCCAGGCCAACCTGGGGTCCTCCAAGATGCTGTCCTACAGGTCTCAGATGGGTCCTACTACATCCGTGTGGTCATTACACCCGaagctctgcaggcagaggaaaa CACCCACATGCAGCTCAGGCTTTCCAGCCTTATTTGCAGAATCATCGTCTTGCAGAAGTACACGGTGTGTTTCCGGGAGGAGGCCAGGCTG GAGGATTGCGAGTTTTACCTCACGGCCCAGCGTTTCATCGTGCTGCCCATGGAGAGGCAGAGGTTGGAGTCATCTGACGG GAACCAGGAGCCCTCTGTGCTGCAGAAGATAAAGGAGCTCTGGCT GAGGAGTCTCGCTCTGAAGAACGCTCCCAGCTCAG AGCCATCCATCTCTCAGCTGATCGATGCCATAGGACAGAACCAGCTGGAGGttttgaaggaaaatgctgaGGAATGCTTGGATTTACAGATGCCCAAGGACATGCCAGCGACAGTGAAGGATGAGGTTCCTGTCACCCAGTGGGAGGCAGAGCGTAAGAAAGAG CAGGGCGAGGACGTCTTCGTGGTCCTGGCCAACACCCTGGTGATACCTCCTGAGGAGGAGGTAGTTGCTTGTGATGCTTCCAAGGCAG ACACAAGCGAAGCAACTCCTGGGAAGAGCGGTGATGGCAGGACGGTGCCAAGTGACCTGAGTGTCATATCCCAAGCAAGCT CTGGCGAGTCAACAGCCTTGTCCCGGAGCTCGGAGGGATCCCTGGACAACCCCTGGAATGGACTCCCCCCAATATCTTTGACCCTGAACTCTTCAGATG AGAAGAGCTTTCAACATGACATTTCACTGAAGACCCAGCAAGATGTGGCTGCTGACAGCAACACCCCTGACTTGCTGGAACCGTGTAGCCAGGACTCTCCCGAGGGCTTGCCGCACGGAGAGCCGGTGCaaacctcctctccctccttgctCCACTCCTACGGCAATACCAGTCCAGTGGAGGCCGGCACCACCTGGGCAGTGTCAGCTGCGGAGGCAGCCTGCAATGCCCCCTGCGCCTCTCAAGGCCCACAGGTATTGGGGGGCTCTCAGGCCCCCCTGCCAtctctttctccagcttttcctgTCTTGCCCAGCAGCCGCTCACAAACCCTGCCCGAAGGGATACCTCACAGGGAGCAGGCAGACTCCAGTGGCACAGCTTCCCCTCCAGATACAATGAAGCATGGTCCGGCTCATGCCAGGACCCAGGAAGGAGATGCTGTGGGTGCCAAGAGGAAGCTGCTGGCAGGAGATGGCCAGGCACTGCAAGCCGTCTGTGGGCAGCAGCATTCCCGAGGTGCCccatggggcagggggaaagaCACAGGCAGGAGGCTGGAGCTTGCGAGCACACTGGGTGcaaagaagagcagaaaggaagagacGGGGCTGCGGCGTGGAAAGGAGAtctcagaggaggaggaagagcaagtATCCCCAACGAGTGGCCCCAGCTCCAGGCCGGAGCAGCGCAGAGCTCTGCAGCCG taTGTGAAGGAGAAGCCGGCCCAGTACAGATACGAGGCACCAAGCCCCGAGCTTTGCGAGCGGATAAGATCTGTCAG GATCTCGAAGGCGATGCTGAAGTGGGCGTGCTGGATACTCACCGACAGGGAGGTGGACTCCTGA
- the LOC128146057 gene encoding adrenocortical dysplasia protein-like isoform X2, which produces MAAAAAAAAACPGGAGAGEQRGRREQPGAAAGPRQVLGPGFVFENRNMSSKVYILQPWIVNLLVNYEQLDASENLLAGQVLRVLSDSTAPGQPGVLQDAVLQVSDGSYYIRVVITPEALQAEENTHMQLRLSSLICRIIVLQKYTVCFREEARLEDCEFYLTAQRFIVLPMERQRLESSDGNQEPSVLQKIKELWLRSLALKNAPSSEPSISQLIDAIGQNQLEVLKENAEECLDLQMPKDMPATVKDEVPVTQWEAERKKEGEDVFVVLANTLVIPPEEEVVACDASKADTSEATPGKSGDGRTVPSDLSVISQASSGESTALSRSSEGSLDNPWNGLPPISLTLNSSDEKSFQHDISLKTQQDVAADSNTPDLLEPCSQDSPEGLPHGEPVQTSSPSLLHSYGNTSPVEAGTTWAVSAAEAACNAPCASQGPQVLGGSQAPLPSLSPAFPVLPSSRSQTLPEGIPHREQADSSGTASPPDTMKHGPAHARTQEGDAVGAKRKLLAGDGQALQAVCGQQHSRGAPWGRGKDTGRRLELASTLGAKKSRKEETGLRRGKEISEEEEEQVSPTSGPSSRPEQRRALQPYVKEKPAQYRYEAPSPELCERIRSVRISKAMLKWACWILTDREVDS; this is translated from the exons atggcggcggcggcggcggcggcggccgcttgtcccggcggggcgggcgcgggggagcagcggggccggcgggagcagccgggggcggcggcggggccgcggcagGTGCTGGGGCCCGG GTTTGTGTTTGAGAATAGGAATATGTCGTCTAAAGTCTACATCCTGCAGCCTTGGATTGTCAACCTCTTGGTGAATTATGAGCAGCTGGATGCCAGTGAGAATCTCCTGGCTGGGCAGGTCCTGCGG GTTTTGAGTGACTCAACTGCTCCAGGCCAACCTGGGGTCCTCCAAGATGCTGTCCTACAGGTCTCAGATGGGTCCTACTACATCCGTGTGGTCATTACACCCGaagctctgcaggcagaggaaaa CACCCACATGCAGCTCAGGCTTTCCAGCCTTATTTGCAGAATCATCGTCTTGCAGAAGTACACGGTGTGTTTCCGGGAGGAGGCCAGGCTG GAGGATTGCGAGTTTTACCTCACGGCCCAGCGTTTCATCGTGCTGCCCATGGAGAGGCAGAGGTTGGAGTCATCTGACGG GAACCAGGAGCCCTCTGTGCTGCAGAAGATAAAGGAGCTCTGGCT GAGGAGTCTCGCTCTGAAGAACGCTCCCAGCTCAG AGCCATCCATCTCTCAGCTGATCGATGCCATAGGACAGAACCAGCTGGAGGttttgaaggaaaatgctgaGGAATGCTTGGATTTACAGATGCCCAAGGACATGCCAGCGACAGTGAAGGATGAGGTTCCTGTCACCCAGTGGGAGGCAGAGCGTAAGAAAGAG GGCGAGGACGTCTTCGTGGTCCTGGCCAACACCCTGGTGATACCTCCTGAGGAGGAGGTAGTTGCTTGTGATGCTTCCAAGGCAG ACACAAGCGAAGCAACTCCTGGGAAGAGCGGTGATGGCAGGACGGTGCCAAGTGACCTGAGTGTCATATCCCAAGCAAGCT CTGGCGAGTCAACAGCCTTGTCCCGGAGCTCGGAGGGATCCCTGGACAACCCCTGGAATGGACTCCCCCCAATATCTTTGACCCTGAACTCTTCAGATG AGAAGAGCTTTCAACATGACATTTCACTGAAGACCCAGCAAGATGTGGCTGCTGACAGCAACACCCCTGACTTGCTGGAACCGTGTAGCCAGGACTCTCCCGAGGGCTTGCCGCACGGAGAGCCGGTGCaaacctcctctccctccttgctCCACTCCTACGGCAATACCAGTCCAGTGGAGGCCGGCACCACCTGGGCAGTGTCAGCTGCGGAGGCAGCCTGCAATGCCCCCTGCGCCTCTCAAGGCCCACAGGTATTGGGGGGCTCTCAGGCCCCCCTGCCAtctctttctccagcttttcctgTCTTGCCCAGCAGCCGCTCACAAACCCTGCCCGAAGGGATACCTCACAGGGAGCAGGCAGACTCCAGTGGCACAGCTTCCCCTCCAGATACAATGAAGCATGGTCCGGCTCATGCCAGGACCCAGGAAGGAGATGCTGTGGGTGCCAAGAGGAAGCTGCTGGCAGGAGATGGCCAGGCACTGCAAGCCGTCTGTGGGCAGCAGCATTCCCGAGGTGCCccatggggcagggggaaagaCACAGGCAGGAGGCTGGAGCTTGCGAGCACACTGGGTGcaaagaagagcagaaaggaagagacGGGGCTGCGGCGTGGAAAGGAGAtctcagaggaggaggaagagcaagtATCCCCAACGAGTGGCCCCAGCTCCAGGCCGGAGCAGCGCAGAGCTCTGCAGCCG taTGTGAAGGAGAAGCCGGCCCAGTACAGATACGAGGCACCAAGCCCCGAGCTTTGCGAGCGGATAAGATCTGTCAG GATCTCGAAGGCGATGCTGAAGTGGGCGTGCTGGATACTCACCGACAGGGAGGTGGACTCCTGA